The nucleotide sequence CGATCAGGAGCAGGCCTACATCCTGCAGAACGAGGACCAGCGCATCGTCTTCGTCATTCCTTGGCTGGAGCGTTTCAGCCTGATCGGCACCACCGACCGCGAATACCAGGGCGACCCGGCCAAGGTGGCGATCAGCGAGGAAGAGACCGATTACCTGCTCAAGGTGGTCAATGCCCACTTCAAGCGCCAGCTCGTCCGCGATGACATCGTGCACACCTATGCCGGCGTACGCCCGCTGTGCGACGACGAATCGGACGACCCCGCCGCCGTGACTCGCGACTACACCCTGGCGCTCAGTACCCAGGCCGGCGAAGCGCCGCTGCTATCGGTGTTCGGCGGCAAGCTGACTACCTACCGCAAGCTGGCCGAGTCGGCGCTGACGGAACTGGCACCGTACTTTCCACACCTGTGCCCGCCCTGGACCGCCGAGGCGCCATTGCCCGGCGGCGAACAGATGAGCAGCCGCGAGGTGCTGGTCGAGCAGCTGTGTTCCCGGCATGGCTGGCTGCCGCGCGAACTGGCCCAGCGCTGGGCCGGCACCTATGGCAGCCGCGCCTGGCGCATCGTCGAAGGCGCGCGACAGATCGGCGACCTCGGTGAAAACCTCGGCGCCGGCCTGTATGCCCGCGAGGTCGATTACCTGCGCGAGCAGGAGTGGGCAGTCGAGGCGGCGGACATTCTCTGGCGGCGGACCAAGCTCGGCCTGTTCATGACACCCGGCCAGCAGACCCGTCTGCGCGACTACCTGAGCAATTCACGCCAGGTGCTCCCGGCTAGCGCCTGATCGCGCAATCGCCGCAGGGTGCGCCGTGCGCACCACAAACACATCGTGGCGTCCTAGTGCGCGTGGGGCGCGCCTACAACGGCTGCGGCCCGGC is from Pseudomonas sp. PDM14 and encodes:
- the glpD gene encoding glycerol-3-phosphate dehydrogenase, which produces MPLSQTPPIAEIYDLAVVGGGINGAGIAADAAGRGLSVFLCERDDLASHTSSASSKLIHGGLRYLEHYEFRLVREALAEREVLLAKAPHIVKPMRFILPHRPHLRPAWMIRAGLFLYDHLGKREKLPGSNGVRFGAGSPLKAEIGRGFEYSDCWVDDARLVVLNAMAARERNAHIHTRTRCVSARRSKGLWHLHLERSDGSLFSIRSRALVNAAGPWVARFIQDDLKQKAPYGIRLIQGSHIVVPRLHDQEQAYILQNEDQRIVFVIPWLERFSLIGTTDREYQGDPAKVAISEEETDYLLKVVNAHFKRQLVRDDIVHTYAGVRPLCDDESDDPAAVTRDYTLALSTQAGEAPLLSVFGGKLTTYRKLAESALTELAPYFPHLCPPWTAEAPLPGGEQMSSREVLVEQLCSRHGWLPRELAQRWAGTYGSRAWRIVEGARQIGDLGENLGAGLYAREVDYLREQEWAVEAADILWRRTKLGLFMTPGQQTRLRDYLSNSRQVLPASA